TAATTTTTTGTGAACAATAGTAGGAAAAGTTGTTATTTTTGAAATGAGCAAAATTAGTTTAAAGTCGCTATCTCTTTAATATGTATGTTGCTTATGTTTAAAATTTTTGATCATATTATAATCTTCCGCAAGTATTGACCGTTTCCTATATGAGGCACCTTTAATTTCTGTCAACAGACATACAAGTGGGCAAACATACAGGACCCTTGCATTTACAAACAAATAGTATTACGTAGCTCATTCATGTATATGCACATTTAGTACATTTCAATTGGAAATTTATTCGAAAGAAGCTCATAATACCGACATGATATCTTTTAAGAAAATGTAGTGTGCAAAGATATTATTTGAACTATGTTGTAAATGAAACCCcatacaacaacaatagcatATCCCGTAGAATCCTTTAAGTGAGGTTTaggaagggtagagtgtataCAGACTTTACGATTACATCGTAGAGATAGAAAGACTATTTCTGAAAGACCTTCGGGTCAAATATAACAAATCCAAGTAtgaagaataagaaaatatagCAACTAACGAGGGGAGTAGTGCAAATTTTTCAGCAGTAGAATAAATTCCTCCACCTAGCTCATCCTTTTAAAATGATTAATGTaatgtttattttcttcttctttattctttGTTGAAAATTAAACTCTTAATTTCTTTTGATTTAGGTGAATGAGAAAGGCCAGAATTCATCATGGAAAGCACTTGGCTACTCTGGACCTGATCCAGATTTCAAGAAGCAAAAACAAGAAAACATGGACTGTAAGGAAAGGGATGATCAACCATTTGGACCACTATATGAAGGAATCATAAGTCTAAAAAATTCACAGAAAATAATATTCCATAGGCTGCAAGAACTAGGATTTATTGTGTCAAAACCGCACAATTTAAACAACGGGAGGAGAAGTACAGAGTGCCCTGCTTTTGTAATTGAATGTGATGCTGTGGTGGTTGGTTCAGGTTCTGGTGGTGGAGTTATAGCTGGTATTCTTGCAAATGCTGGACACAAAGTGCTTGTTCTAGAAAAAGGAAGTTATATTGCAAGAACAAATCTTTCACTTCTTGAAGGGCCTACAATGGATCAAATGTACCTTGGAAGTGGACTACTAACAACCAAGGACATGGATATTATTCTACTTGCTGGATCCACTGTTGGTGGTGGCTCGACCATAAATTGGTCAGCTTCAATTCGAACTCCACAACATGTACTTAAAGAATGGTCCGAAAGCTACAAACTCGAATTGTTTCAAAGTGAATTCTATAAAGGGGCTATGAAGATTGTGTGTGCAAAAATGGGAGTTCAGTGTGAAATTGAAGATGAAGGGTTCCAAAACATGATTTTGAGAAAAGGGTGTCAAGAATTAGGGTATCCTGTGGAAACAATCCCTACGAACGCGCCCTCAGATCACTACTGTGGATGGTGCAGCTTGGGTTGCAAAGATGGGAGGAAAAAAGGCACAGCTGAGACATGGCTAGTCGATTTGGTGAAATCAGGCAATGGTGCAATACTTCCTGAATGTGAAGCCTTGGAAGTGATccatgaagaaaaaaatgacaatTCAGGAAAACGTAAAGCCATTGGAGTTGCTTTTgcatttcaaaatattaaagGGATGAGAGAAATTTGTATGGTGAAATCAAAAGTCACAATAGTAGCTTGTGGTGCTCTTAGCACCCCTTCATTGCTCAAGAGGAGTGGCTTAAAGAATCCAAATATTGGCAGAAACTTACACCTCCATCCAGTCGTTATCACCTGGGGATACTTTCCAGATTTTCAACCAATATCTAATGAAATATGGCCAGAGGCAGAGAAGAAATGTTATGAAGGAGGAATAATGACAGCAATGTCTAAAGTCGTGGCCAATTTCGAAGGATCAGGATATGGTGCAATCATACAGACACCGGGATTGCACCCTGGCATGTTTTCAGCACTAATGCCATGGGTTTCAGGGCTAGATATCAAGA
The genomic region above belongs to Solanum dulcamara chromosome 5, daSolDulc1.2, whole genome shotgun sequence and contains:
- the LOC129888446 gene encoding long-chain-alcohol oxidase FAO4A-like, whose protein sequence is MTQKNIEFGTLSSYQLESLTSICDTFLPSIHHVNSYEEGNIDDDSFIKFLQTSASMNGTPQQIAWMISNRLQHPRLNLFKLALWLLSTRIGTFILCGKASLSYQFPYLQNFSKILPSKREEIVKSWATSCFKLLRILFFAAKILVPLVFFTQVNEKGQNSSWKALGYSGPDPDFKKQKQENMDCKERDDQPFGPLYEGIISLKNSQKIIFHRLQELGFIVSKPHNLNNGRRSTECPAFVIECDAVVVGSGSGGGVIAGILANAGHKVLVLEKGSYIARTNLSLLEGPTMDQMYLGSGLLTTKDMDIILLAGSTVGGGSTINWSASIRTPQHVLKEWSESYKLELFQSEFYKGAMKIVCAKMGVQCEIEDEGFQNMILRKGCQELGYPVETIPTNAPSDHYCGWCSLGCKDGRKKGTAETWLVDLVKSGNGAILPECEALEVIHEEKNDNSGKRKAIGVAFAFQNIKGMREICMVKSKVTIVACGALSTPSLLKRSGLKNPNIGRNLHLHPVVITWGYFPDFQPISNEIWPEAEKKCYEGGIMTAMSKVVANFEGSGYGAIIQTPGLHPGMFSALMPWVSGLDIKMRMSKYSRTAHIFTLARDMGSGEAFSPYSISYKLDQIDEENLKVGLEKTLRILAAAGAEEIGTQHVKGRSLKVKEANLEEFERFVKEESSIKIGKHSVPICSAHQMGSCRMGVDPTTSVVNSKGETWEVEGLFLGDSSVIPTAIGVNPMVTIQAISYCTAQSVLQLLNNQ